A single window of Methylocella tundrae DNA harbors:
- a CDS encoding YihY/virulence factor BrkB family protein has protein sequence MRSAFNIVYDAITRFLQDDGWAISSHIALSILTSMFPFLIFVTALAGFLGSESLASEAVQILFQTWPDQVAKPLASEVHNVLTQARGGLLTLGVVLSIYFSSSGVEALRIGLNRAYDVKEMRPWYVLRLESIAYVLVGAVALLTLTLLVVFAPLTWNIALRFAPHIEPLDRFVTLSRFGIATLVLLLALVIVHKFLPAGRRKLLDIIPGIVFTFGLWVVVGAIFGSYLAEFARNYVTTYAGLASVMIALVFLYMIAAIFIFGGELNAALMRAGEKQPEKQPERFDD, from the coding sequence ATGCGATCAGCTTTTAATATTGTCTATGACGCCATCACGCGCTTCCTGCAGGATGACGGCTGGGCGATCTCGAGCCATATCGCTCTGTCGATCCTGACGTCGATGTTCCCGTTTCTGATTTTCGTCACCGCGCTCGCCGGCTTCCTCGGCTCCGAAAGCCTCGCCAGCGAAGCGGTGCAGATTCTTTTTCAAACCTGGCCCGACCAGGTCGCAAAGCCCCTTGCGAGCGAAGTTCACAATGTGTTGACACAGGCGCGCGGCGGCTTGTTGACGCTTGGCGTCGTTCTGTCGATCTATTTTTCATCGAGCGGCGTCGAGGCGCTGCGGATCGGATTGAACCGCGCCTATGACGTCAAGGAGATGCGGCCCTGGTATGTCTTGCGCCTCGAATCCATCGCTTACGTGCTGGTCGGCGCCGTTGCGCTGCTGACGCTGACGCTGCTCGTCGTTTTCGCCCCTCTGACCTGGAACATCGCGCTGCGTTTTGCGCCCCATATCGAGCCGCTCGACAGGTTTGTCACTCTGAGCCGCTTCGGCATCGCGACGCTTGTCTTGCTGCTGGCGCTTGTCATCGTGCACAAATTTCTGCCGGCCGGACGCCGCAAGCTGCTCGATATCATACCCGGCATCGTGTTTACCTTTGGCCTCTGGGTCGTCGTCGGAGCGATCTTTGGCTCCTATCTCGCGGAATTCGCGCGCAATTATGTGACGACCTACGCCGGCCTCGCCTCGGTGATGATCGCGCTGGTCTTTCTGTATATGATCGCCGCAATATTCATCTTCGGCGGCGAATTGAACGCCGCCTTGATGCGGGCCGGCGAGAAACAGCCGGAGAAGCAGCCTGAACGCTTTGATGATTAG
- a CDS encoding undecaprenyl-diphosphate phosphatase has protein sequence MASACTEGLDTGFVALGYAKVGVLGVVQGITELLPISSTAHMRIVPALLGWRDPGSAFSAAMQIAALAAVISYFWSDVRGLVFGSVEAALRRDFSDWNFRFAAWIILATIPIVIAGVLLAPILNACGSPLRSLTVIGLSCVVMAVLLALAELYSRPKRTVEHATLTDALVVGVAQVGALIPGVSRSGSTLTAALFRDFKRDEAARFSFLLGIPAIAAAGLHELWALHKAHLDAHGWSILAFGLVIASISAFGAIWGLLRILERFSAWPFVAYRALIGIFLLVAVFAGWLPN, from the coding sequence ATGGCATCTGCCTGCACTGAAGGGCTCGATACTGGCTTCGTCGCCCTTGGATACGCCAAGGTCGGCGTTCTTGGCGTCGTTCAAGGCATCACCGAGCTTTTACCGATCTCCTCGACGGCCCATATGCGAATCGTTCCGGCGCTTTTGGGCTGGCGGGATCCGGGCTCGGCGTTTTCCGCGGCGATGCAGATCGCGGCGCTCGCCGCCGTGATCAGCTATTTCTGGAGCGATGTTCGTGGTCTCGTCTTCGGTTCGGTCGAGGCCGCTCTGCGGCGCGATTTCTCCGACTGGAATTTTCGCTTTGCCGCCTGGATCATTCTGGCGACGATCCCGATCGTCATTGCCGGCGTCTTGCTGGCGCCGATCCTAAACGCCTGCGGCTCTCCATTGCGCAGTCTTACTGTCATCGGCTTGTCATGCGTCGTCATGGCGGTGCTGCTGGCGCTTGCCGAGCTCTACTCGAGACCAAAGCGGACCGTCGAGCACGCGACGCTCACCGACGCCCTTGTCGTCGGCGTCGCGCAGGTCGGAGCGCTTATCCCCGGCGTCTCGCGCTCCGGCTCGACCCTGACGGCCGCTCTGTTCCGGGATTTCAAACGGGACGAGGCGGCGCGCTTTTCATTCCTGCTTGGCATTCCAGCGATCGCCGCCGCGGGTCTCCATGAACTTTGGGCGCTTCACAAAGCCCATCTCGACGCGCATGGCTGGTCGATCCTGGCATTTGGACTGGTCATCGCCTCGATCTCCGCCTTCGGCGCAATCTGGGGGCTCCTGCGCATCCTCGAGCGGTTTTCGGCGTGGCCCTTCGTCGCCTATCGCGCGCTGATCGGAATTTTCCTTTTGGTCGCCGTCTTTGCCGGCTGGCTGCCAAACTGA
- a CDS encoding carboxylesterase/lipase family protein, giving the protein MALGLVVAAGALMAPMQADAKNPLRVDTKEGPVRGFLKNGIAEFLGIPYAEPPVGDLRWMPPKKHAHWSNVLKATAFGPQCAQIVTLGLFAGPPNNNEDCLYLNVYSPNVDPAAREKLPVIVWIHGGGNVDGASDGYDGSKLAADGHTVVVTINYRLSLLGWIAHPALDAEGHPFGNYGLLDQQMALKWVRRNIAEFGGDKNNVTLGGQSAGSLDTQANMVSPLAAGLFHRAIWESGVQEPAPLAFAEAHGTAFAVAAGCGSGADAATAKCLRSLTAAQIMNLSVSGPYSTTNGVIADGQILPANGIRAAFKNGQFNHVPVISGSTHDEGNFGLAITEYGENPRVPFTEADFVNLVKSTYTGNSGPAGSPPPYPVGVVDKVLAHYPLYAYPTPQLAMDAVSTQGSVFFPCTTRQILKSIANQVPVYAYEFDDQTAPFYFPKMPGFQPLAYHTSDIQYLFPLWHGGADGIPHPLNKMQQALSDQLVTAWTNFAWTGNPNGQGNSPWPRYRLQPNKAYYLSENIPVLSTMSDAEYAAANKCDFWDTILK; this is encoded by the coding sequence ATGGCGCTGGGGTTGGTGGTCGCCGCGGGGGCGCTGATGGCGCCGATGCAGGCTGACGCAAAGAACCCGCTACGCGTCGACACTAAGGAAGGCCCCGTTCGCGGCTTTCTCAAGAACGGCATAGCCGAATTCCTTGGCATTCCCTACGCCGAACCGCCGGTCGGCGATCTACGCTGGATGCCGCCGAAAAAGCACGCACACTGGTCCAATGTTTTGAAGGCCACCGCCTTTGGACCGCAGTGCGCCCAGATTGTCACGCTCGGCTTGTTCGCCGGGCCGCCGAACAACAATGAGGACTGCCTGTATCTCAACGTTTACTCGCCGAACGTCGATCCCGCTGCGAGAGAAAAGCTTCCGGTGATTGTCTGGATCCACGGCGGCGGCAATGTTGACGGCGCGAGCGACGGCTATGACGGCTCGAAGCTCGCGGCGGATGGCCACACGGTCGTCGTCACCATCAACTACCGGCTCAGCTTGCTTGGCTGGATCGCGCATCCGGCGTTGGACGCTGAGGGCCATCCCTTCGGCAATTACGGCCTGTTGGACCAGCAGATGGCGCTCAAATGGGTGAGGCGCAACATCGCCGAATTCGGCGGCGATAAAAACAATGTCACGCTCGGCGGCCAGTCTGCGGGCTCCCTCGACACGCAAGCCAATATGGTGTCGCCACTCGCCGCGGGGCTGTTCCATCGGGCGATCTGGGAAAGCGGCGTCCAGGAGCCGGCGCCATTGGCGTTCGCCGAAGCGCATGGAACAGCCTTCGCCGTCGCGGCCGGCTGCGGGTCGGGGGCGGACGCCGCCACCGCCAAATGTTTGCGCAGTCTAACTGCGGCGCAGATCATGAACCTGAGCGTCAGCGGACCTTACAGCACGACTAACGGCGTGATAGCGGACGGCCAGATCTTGCCAGCGAACGGGATTAGGGCCGCCTTCAAGAATGGTCAATTCAACCATGTGCCCGTCATCAGCGGCTCAACGCACGACGAAGGCAACTTCGGCTTGGCGATCACGGAATATGGCGAGAATCCTCGAGTGCCATTTACGGAGGCGGACTTCGTAAATCTGGTCAAGAGCACCTATACCGGCAACTCCGGGCCCGCTGGCTCGCCTCCGCCCTATCCGGTCGGCGTCGTCGACAAGGTTCTCGCTCACTATCCCCTTTACGCTTACCCGACGCCACAATTGGCGATGGATGCGGTCTCGACGCAAGGGAGTGTGTTCTTCCCTTGCACAACGCGGCAAATCCTTAAATCAATCGCCAATCAAGTGCCTGTCTACGCCTATGAGTTTGATGACCAAACAGCTCCGTTCTACTTCCCCAAGATGCCAGGCTTCCAGCCACTCGCGTATCACACCTCCGACATTCAATATCTATTTCCTCTGTGGCACGGCGGCGCGGACGGCATTCCTCATCCTCTGAACAAGATGCAGCAGGCCCTCTCGGATCAGCTTGTCACAGCCTGGACGAACTTTGCCTGGACCGGGAATCCGAACGGACAAGGAAACAGCCCGTGGCCGCGTTATCGGCTCCAGCCCAATAAAGCTTATTATCTTTCGGAGAACATCCCAGTCCTCTCGACCATGTCGGACGCCGAATACGCAGCCGCCAACAAGTGCGATTTCTGGGACACCATACTGAAGTAG